Proteins encoded together in one Cyanobacterium sp. T60_A2020_053 window:
- a CDS encoding sugar ABC transporter permease yields MFSNSKVKINFTAWLFLSPALILLSIFLFIPILYLIFLSFTDGNFIDNQWIGWRNYQNIFQDGDFWQIIINTVYFSIATIIPSIIIPLLLAILLKEQIILKSFFRTSYFLPSITSLVAMGLGFRWLFQNEGPINQFLLSLNITPIPWLNSTIWAMPVVILFSVWRQIGFNLILFLAGLQAIPQNRYEAAQLDGANVWAQFWYITLPGLKPTLILTSITTAIFTFRSFEQIYVMTNGGPANSTNILAYYIYQEAFRQFNFGYAAANTSILLAIAFILVYVQLLIWRE; encoded by the coding sequence ATGTTTTCTAACTCCAAAGTTAAAATTAATTTTACGGCATGGTTATTTTTATCACCAGCCTTAATTCTTTTAAGTATTTTCCTATTTATCCCGATTTTATACCTAATTTTCTTAAGTTTTACCGATGGTAATTTTATCGATAATCAATGGATAGGATGGAGAAATTATCAAAATATTTTTCAAGATGGGGATTTTTGGCAAATTATCATTAATACAGTTTACTTTTCTATTGCGACAATTATCCCTAGTATTATCATTCCTTTACTATTAGCAATTTTACTAAAAGAGCAAATTATTTTAAAAAGTTTTTTTCGTACCAGCTACTTTCTTCCTTCCATAACATCATTGGTAGCCATGGGGTTAGGTTTTCGTTGGTTATTTCAAAATGAAGGACCTATTAATCAATTTTTATTATCTTTAAATATAACTCCAATTCCTTGGCTAAATAGCACTATTTGGGCGATGCCCGTAGTAATTTTATTCAGTGTTTGGCGACAAATTGGCTTTAATTTAATTTTATTTCTCGCTGGTTTACAGGCTATTCCTCAAAATCGTTATGAAGCGGCGCAGTTGGATGGCGCTAATGTTTGGGCGCAATTCTGGTATATTACTTTACCCGGTTTAAAACCGACCTTAATCTTAACTTCTATTACTACAGCTATTTTTACTTTTCGTTCTTTTGAGCAAATTTATGTTATGACTAATGGGGGTCCTGCTAATAGTACCAATATATTGGCATACTATATCTATCAGGAGGCTTTTCGGCAGTTTAATTTTGGTTATGCCGCCGCTAATACCAGTATCTTATTAGCTATCGCTTTTATTTTAGTCTATGTACAACTATTGATTTGGCGAGAATAA
- the cax gene encoding calcium/proton exchanger encodes MKKNIIFGALLVFVPISVVGHFLHWGEGVIFITASLAIVPLAAFMGEATEEIAVVVGPNLGGLLNATFGNATELILAFIALKSGFVQVVKATITGSIIGNLLLVMGFAMFLGGLRYKEQNFQPTTARLNASVMNLAVIAILLPTAVEYTSTGIPEATLQQLSVAVAIVLILVYLLTLLFSMKTHAYLYDVGVAENEDEGEGGENYQPNLWFWVGILLVVTLGVAIESELLVESLEVATAELGLPALFTGVIFLPIIGNAAEHATAVTVAMKDKMDLSVSVALGSSLQIALFVAPILVIAGWFMGQPMDLNFNPFELVAVAVSVLIANSISSDGNSNWLEGALLLATYAVIALAFFFHPAIEGF; translated from the coding sequence ATGAAAAAAAATATCATATTTGGCGCTTTATTAGTCTTTGTTCCGATTTCTGTGGTAGGGCATTTCTTACATTGGGGTGAAGGGGTAATTTTTATCACTGCATCTCTAGCTATTGTACCTTTAGCTGCCTTTATGGGGGAAGCCACAGAAGAAATTGCTGTGGTGGTAGGACCTAATTTAGGGGGACTATTAAACGCTACATTCGGAAATGCTACTGAATTAATCTTAGCTTTTATCGCTCTGAAAAGTGGTTTTGTGCAGGTAGTAAAAGCAACTATCACAGGCTCAATTATCGGTAATTTACTCTTAGTAATGGGCTTTGCCATGTTTTTAGGAGGATTGCGTTATAAAGAGCAAAATTTTCAACCTACCACAGCGCGCCTCAACGCATCAGTAATGAATTTAGCAGTAATCGCCATTCTGTTGCCCACTGCGGTAGAATACACCTCCACAGGTATCCCAGAAGCAACTTTACAACAGTTATCCGTAGCTGTGGCAATAGTGTTAATTCTAGTATATTTATTGACTCTACTATTTTCCATGAAAACCCATGCTTATCTTTACGATGTGGGAGTAGCGGAAAATGAAGACGAAGGAGAAGGGGGGGAAAACTATCAACCCAACTTGTGGTTTTGGGTAGGTATCTTGTTAGTTGTTACCCTTGGGGTGGCTATCGAGTCAGAATTATTAGTAGAATCATTGGAAGTTGCCACGGCTGAGTTAGGCTTACCTGCGCTCTTCACCGGCGTAATTTTCTTACCGATTATCGGCAACGCCGCCGAACACGCCACCGCCGTCACCGTGGCCATGAAGGATAAAATGGATTTATCCGTGTCAGTAGCCCTAGGCTCAAGTTTACAAATTGCCTTATTTGTAGCGCCCATCTTAGTCATTGCTGGGTGGTTTATGGGGCAACCTATGGACTTAAATTTTAATCCTTTTGAACTGGTAGCAGTAGCTGTATCAGTGCTAATTGCCAATTCTATCAGTTCTGATGGTAACTCTAATTGGTTGGAAGGAGCATTATTGTTGGCAACTTATGCCGTCATTGCTTTAGCTTTCTTCTTCCATCCCGCCATTGAGGGATTTTAA
- a CDS encoding DUF3252 domain-containing protein: MIILPGSTVKVTNSEDTYYNFEGLVQRVTDGKAAVLFEGGNWDKLITFRLSELEIINPKKK; the protein is encoded by the coding sequence ATGATTATTTTACCCGGTTCTACAGTCAAAGTGACTAATAGTGAAGACACTTATTACAATTTTGAGGGTTTAGTACAAAGAGTAACGGATGGAAAAGCCGCCGTTTTATTTGAGGGTGGAAATTGGGATAAATTAATTACTTTTCGTCTTTCTGAATTGGAAATTATTAATCCTAAGAAAAAGTAA
- a CDS encoding GTP-binding protein has protein sequence MTTTISQQQDKDVMDAPKRGLPVTIITGFLGSGKTTLLNYILSNQQGVKTAVLVNEFGEIGIDNDLIVSTDETMIELSNGCICCNINNDLVDAVYQVLEKSDKIDYLVVETTGIADPLPVALTFLGTELREMTRLDSIITLVDCANFSLDLFNSEAAYSQIAYGDIILLNKTDLVSENEVNSLENRLKEIKPDARIMRTTNSQAPLPLILSVGLFESDQYYSGHHEHEHHNHEHHNHEHHNHDHSAHLENDGFTSVSFVSEQPFYIRKLQDFLDNKLSANVFRAKGILWFHESPDRHIFHLSGKRFTIEDDTWKSAQKRENKLVFIGQNIDGDLIKEQLAECVKN, from the coding sequence ATGACCACTACAATATCACAACAACAAGATAAAGATGTTATGGATGCTCCTAAAAGAGGATTACCCGTTACCATTATTACAGGTTTTTTAGGCAGTGGCAAAACAACATTACTAAATTATATTTTAAGTAATCAACAAGGTGTTAAAACTGCTGTTTTAGTCAATGAATTTGGAGAAATTGGCATTGATAATGATTTAATTGTTAGTACAGATGAAACCATGATCGAGTTAAGTAATGGTTGTATTTGCTGTAATATTAATAATGATTTAGTTGATGCGGTTTATCAAGTTTTAGAAAAAAGTGATAAAATCGACTACTTAGTTGTAGAAACCACTGGAATAGCTGATCCTTTGCCTGTTGCGTTGACTTTTTTAGGTACAGAATTAAGAGAAATGACAAGGTTGGATTCTATCATTACTTTAGTTGACTGTGCTAATTTTAGCTTAGATTTATTTAACAGCGAGGCGGCTTATAGTCAAATCGCCTATGGGGATATTATTCTTCTTAATAAGACTGATTTAGTTAGTGAAAATGAGGTAAATTCTTTAGAAAATCGCCTCAAAGAAATCAAACCTGATGCTCGGATTATGCGCACTACTAATTCTCAAGCGCCCCTCCCCCTAATTCTCAGTGTGGGGTTATTTGAATCTGACCAATATTATAGTGGACATCATGAACATGAACATCATAACCATGAACATCATAACCATGAACATCATAACCATGATCATTCAGCGCACCTCGAAAATGATGGTTTCACATCGGTTTCTTTTGTGAGTGAGCAACCATTTTATATTCGTAAACTACAAGATTTTCTTGATAATAAATTATCAGCAAATGTCTTTAGGGCGAAGGGAATTTTATGGTTTCATGAAAGTCCAGATCGGCATATTTTTCACTTAAGCGGTAAAAGATTTACCATTGAAGACGACACATGGAAATCAGCACAAAAAAGAGAAAATAAGTTAGTTTTTATTGGTCAAAATATTGATGGAGATTTAATCAAAGAACAACTAGCGGAATGCGTTAAAAATTAG